In Uranotaenia lowii strain MFRU-FL chromosome 2, ASM2978415v1, whole genome shotgun sequence, one genomic interval encodes:
- the LOC129749366 gene encoding zinc finger protein 32-like isoform X2: MECAKGPISGVCRLCLTRYIVPEMIILNKNQQYVVEIKQITGINVNPITDCCIYMCSSCQTVLQQCIDFRTTCVHNDTIFHQLYSNEFTECAETELKPEQLYIPVVKVETELEYAEAKTEPLSTDSAEDIGFEDVLAECNSNSEPETRSTLSFEAPLKVPKKRGRKPKGTPQKELPETEVKIHKKRGRKPLPGPKCKKDESKRQCDICGVMVRHSWFTKHREIHDPNRKLFECTYCNKAFPHEKQLKHHVNAVHTRAQKYECQQCDKSYWRPNTLHQHIIATHSGEKRYACKICDVKFSHPCHRLHHYKTRHSEARPHACEYCDRTFKVKGDLTLHVRTHTGEKPFKCDICGKTFAKSYNVVIHKKSHQNEQERLERKNQQVEGAAAAPLPLNPFTNYMNM; encoded by the exons ATGGAATGTGCTAAGGGCCCAATATCTGGAGTTTGTCGTCTTTGCTTGACACGTTATATCGTGCCGGAAATGataatccttaataaaaatcagCAGTATGTTGtagaaatcaaacaaatcacTGGAATCAAT GTAAACCCAATTACGGACTGCTGTATCTATATGTGCTCGAGTTGTCAAACTGTTTTGCAGCAATGCATTGATTTTCGTACAACTTGCGTTCATAACGATACTATATTTCATCAGTTGTATTCAAATGAGTTTACCGAATGTGCAGAAACGGAACTCAAACCAGAACAGCTTTATATACCAGTAGTCAAAGTGGAGACCGAACTAGAATACGCGGAAGCAAAAACCGAACCGCTATCAACCGACAGTGCAGAGGACATCGGGTTTGAAGATGTGCTTGCGGAATGTAATTCTAACTCAGAACCAGAAACAAGATCTACACTTTCCTTTGAAGCGCcgctgaaagttccaaaaaaacgGGGCCGGAAACCGAAAGGAACTCCGCAAAAAGAATTGCCAGAGACGGaagttaaaattcataaaaagcgGGGCAGAAAACCATTACCTGGTCCAAAGTGCAAGAAAGATGAATCAAAACGACAATGCGATATATGCGGAGTTATGGTACGGCATTCTTGGTTTACTAAGCATAGAGAAATACACGACCCCAATCGAAAACTTTTCGAATGCACTTACTGTAACAAAGCCTTTCCTCACGAGAAGCAATTGAAACATCATGTTAATGCAGTGCATACACGTGCACAAAAATACGAATGCCAACAATGTGATAAATCGTATTGGCGACCAAATACATTACATCAGCATATAATAGCAACACATTCTGGAGAAAAACG GTACGCTTGTAAAATTTGCGATGTAAAATTCAGCCACCCATGCCATCGATTGCACCACTATAAGACGCGACATTCTGAAGCTCGTCCTCATGCTTGCGAATACTGCGACAGAACGTTCAAAGTGAA GGGCGATTTGACACTACATGTACGAACGCATACAGGCGAGAAACCGTTCAAGTGCGACATTTGTGGAAAAACGTTTGCCAAGAGCTATAACGTTGTCATTCATAAAAAGTCACATCAAAATGAACAAGAAAGattggaaagaaaaaatcaacaagttgAAGGAGCTGCCGCGGCACCTTTACCATTGAATCCATTTACAAATTATATGAACATGTGA
- the LOC129749366 gene encoding zinc finger protein 551-like isoform X3, whose protein sequence is MNKIISPTLIASLSMECAKGPISGVCRLCLTRYIVPEMIILNKNQQYVVEIKQITGINVNPITDCCIYMCSSCQTVLQQCIDFRTTCVHNDTIFHQLYSNEFTECAETELKPEQLYIPVVKVETELEYAEAKTEPLSTDSAEDIGFEDVLAECNSNSEPETRSTLSFEAPLKVPKKRGRKPKGTPQKELPETEVKIHKKRGRKPLPGPKCKKDESKRQCDICGVMVRHSWFTKHREIHDPNRKLFECTYCNKAFPHEKQLKHHVNAVHTRAQKYECQQCDKSYWRPNTLHQHIIATHSGEKRGDLTLHVRTHTGEKPFKCDICGKTFAKSYNVVIHKKSHQNEQERLERKNQQVEGAAAAPLPLNPFTNYMNM, encoded by the exons CCACATTAATCGCATCCTTATCAATGGAATGTGCTAAGGGCCCAATATCTGGAGTTTGTCGTCTTTGCTTGACACGTTATATCGTGCCGGAAATGataatccttaataaaaatcagCAGTATGTTGtagaaatcaaacaaatcacTGGAATCAAT GTAAACCCAATTACGGACTGCTGTATCTATATGTGCTCGAGTTGTCAAACTGTTTTGCAGCAATGCATTGATTTTCGTACAACTTGCGTTCATAACGATACTATATTTCATCAGTTGTATTCAAATGAGTTTACCGAATGTGCAGAAACGGAACTCAAACCAGAACAGCTTTATATACCAGTAGTCAAAGTGGAGACCGAACTAGAATACGCGGAAGCAAAAACCGAACCGCTATCAACCGACAGTGCAGAGGACATCGGGTTTGAAGATGTGCTTGCGGAATGTAATTCTAACTCAGAACCAGAAACAAGATCTACACTTTCCTTTGAAGCGCcgctgaaagttccaaaaaaacgGGGCCGGAAACCGAAAGGAACTCCGCAAAAAGAATTGCCAGAGACGGaagttaaaattcataaaaagcgGGGCAGAAAACCATTACCTGGTCCAAAGTGCAAGAAAGATGAATCAAAACGACAATGCGATATATGCGGAGTTATGGTACGGCATTCTTGGTTTACTAAGCATAGAGAAATACACGACCCCAATCGAAAACTTTTCGAATGCACTTACTGTAACAAAGCCTTTCCTCACGAGAAGCAATTGAAACATCATGTTAATGCAGTGCATACACGTGCACAAAAATACGAATGCCAACAATGTGATAAATCGTATTGGCGACCAAATACATTACATCAGCATATAATAGCAACACATTCTGGAGAAAAACG GGGCGATTTGACACTACATGTACGAACGCATACAGGCGAGAAACCGTTCAAGTGCGACATTTGTGGAAAAACGTTTGCCAAGAGCTATAACGTTGTCATTCATAAAAAGTCACATCAAAATGAACAAGAAAGattggaaagaaaaaatcaacaagttgAAGGAGCTGCCGCGGCACCTTTACCATTGAATCCATTTACAAATTATATGAACATGTGA
- the LOC129749366 gene encoding zinc finger protein 32-like isoform X1: MNKIISPTLIASLSMECAKGPISGVCRLCLTRYIVPEMIILNKNQQYVVEIKQITGINVNPITDCCIYMCSSCQTVLQQCIDFRTTCVHNDTIFHQLYSNEFTECAETELKPEQLYIPVVKVETELEYAEAKTEPLSTDSAEDIGFEDVLAECNSNSEPETRSTLSFEAPLKVPKKRGRKPKGTPQKELPETEVKIHKKRGRKPLPGPKCKKDESKRQCDICGVMVRHSWFTKHREIHDPNRKLFECTYCNKAFPHEKQLKHHVNAVHTRAQKYECQQCDKSYWRPNTLHQHIIATHSGEKRYACKICDVKFSHPCHRLHHYKTRHSEARPHACEYCDRTFKVKGDLTLHVRTHTGEKPFKCDICGKTFAKSYNVVIHKKSHQNEQERLERKNQQVEGAAAAPLPLNPFTNYMNM; this comes from the exons CCACATTAATCGCATCCTTATCAATGGAATGTGCTAAGGGCCCAATATCTGGAGTTTGTCGTCTTTGCTTGACACGTTATATCGTGCCGGAAATGataatccttaataaaaatcagCAGTATGTTGtagaaatcaaacaaatcacTGGAATCAAT GTAAACCCAATTACGGACTGCTGTATCTATATGTGCTCGAGTTGTCAAACTGTTTTGCAGCAATGCATTGATTTTCGTACAACTTGCGTTCATAACGATACTATATTTCATCAGTTGTATTCAAATGAGTTTACCGAATGTGCAGAAACGGAACTCAAACCAGAACAGCTTTATATACCAGTAGTCAAAGTGGAGACCGAACTAGAATACGCGGAAGCAAAAACCGAACCGCTATCAACCGACAGTGCAGAGGACATCGGGTTTGAAGATGTGCTTGCGGAATGTAATTCTAACTCAGAACCAGAAACAAGATCTACACTTTCCTTTGAAGCGCcgctgaaagttccaaaaaaacgGGGCCGGAAACCGAAAGGAACTCCGCAAAAAGAATTGCCAGAGACGGaagttaaaattcataaaaagcgGGGCAGAAAACCATTACCTGGTCCAAAGTGCAAGAAAGATGAATCAAAACGACAATGCGATATATGCGGAGTTATGGTACGGCATTCTTGGTTTACTAAGCATAGAGAAATACACGACCCCAATCGAAAACTTTTCGAATGCACTTACTGTAACAAAGCCTTTCCTCACGAGAAGCAATTGAAACATCATGTTAATGCAGTGCATACACGTGCACAAAAATACGAATGCCAACAATGTGATAAATCGTATTGGCGACCAAATACATTACATCAGCATATAATAGCAACACATTCTGGAGAAAAACG GTACGCTTGTAAAATTTGCGATGTAAAATTCAGCCACCCATGCCATCGATTGCACCACTATAAGACGCGACATTCTGAAGCTCGTCCTCATGCTTGCGAATACTGCGACAGAACGTTCAAAGTGAA GGGCGATTTGACACTACATGTACGAACGCATACAGGCGAGAAACCGTTCAAGTGCGACATTTGTGGAAAAACGTTTGCCAAGAGCTATAACGTTGTCATTCATAAAAAGTCACATCAAAATGAACAAGAAAGattggaaagaaaaaatcaacaagttgAAGGAGCTGCCGCGGCACCTTTACCATTGAATCCATTTACAAATTATATGAACATGTGA
- the LOC129749075 gene encoding zinc finger protein 37-like: MNTGICVCRLCLRKESISEMIELNKKESWIKIIYRMTNIVIYLKTNCSTQICLKCKEFLVQFEDFRKLCIQNDVIFRKLYEQTTPDIVNHEECNVPEIDKIKKEQNNEESDSEPPVQIELENNEPFLSEQSCTESIEKHETERKYKRGRPKKGETRLPAVKITKKRGRPRTEKLPKSSAPKVQCQTCGKLVNKFNFARHLSIHDPDRPMFPCSVCEKSYPEKRFLEIHINSAHTREINYPCDQCEKVYLSTRSLRTHFLAAHTDIKRYPCKFCGMKFAQSALRYHHYFMAHSDVKQFACEYCDKAFKKKGDLTIHTRTHTGEKPFKCDICSKRFNKSYNMTLHKRTHRQETKAC; the protein is encoded by the exons ATGAATACTGGAATTTGTGTTTGTCGATTATGTCTTCGGAAAGAAAGTATTTCGGAAATGATTGAACTCAACAAAAAAGAATCATGGATAAAAATAATATATCGGATGACAAATATTGTG atttatCTTAAAACAAACTGCTCTACGCAAATATGCCTCAAGTGTAAAGAGTTTCTTgttcaatttgaagattttcggAAGTTGtgtattcaaaatgatgttATATTCCGAAAATTATACGAACAAACAACACCAGATATTGTTAACCACGAAGAATGTAATGTCCCGGAAatagacaaaattaaaaaggagCAGAATAATGAGGAGTCTGATAGTGAACCACCAGTTCAaattgaattggaaaataatgAGCCATTTCTTAGCGAACAAAGTTGCACTGAAAGTATAGAAAAACACGAAACTGAACGCAAATATAAAAGAGGTCGCCCGAAAAAAGGAGAAACACGTTTACCCGCtgtcaaaataaccaaaaaacgTGGTCGTCCAAGAACAGAAAAACTTCCAAAAAGCTCAGCACCCAAAGTGCAATGTCAAACATGCGGGAAGCTGGTAAATAAGTTCAATTTTGCCAGACATTTATCGATACACGATCCCGATCGACCAATGTTTCCTTGTTCTGTTTGTGAGAAATCTTACCCGGAAAAGCGATTCCTGGAAATACATATAAACTCAGCACACACACGAGAAATCAATTATCCTTGTGATCAGTGTGAGAAAGTATATCTTTCGACTAGATCACTAAGAACTCATTTTCTCGCAGCGCATACGGACATAAAAAG ATATCCTTGTAAATTCTGTGGAATGAAATTTGCACAATCAGCGCTTCGATATCATCATTATTTTATGGCACATTCTGATGTAAAGCAGTTCGCTTGTGAATATTGCGAcaaggctttcaaaaaaaa GGGAGACCTCACTATCCACACTAGAACCCATACAGGTGAAAAACCTTTCAAATGTGATATATGTTCTAAAAGATTCAATAAAAGCTATAATATGACACTGCATAAAAGAACTCACCGACAAGAAACAAAAGCGTGTTGA